In Salinarimonas sp., a genomic segment contains:
- a CDS encoding 3-hydroxyacyl-CoA dehydrogenase NAD-binding domain-containing protein — MTGPVLRHLGETRLELGPARDAAREGHWRHAKGPDGIVWMILDAPGDGPNTISRAVMAELGARLERLEETPPKALVLRSGKPAGFAAGGDIAEFSAMDPKDVEVMLRDGHRIVDRLADLPCPTIAVVHGEALGGGFELALACDWRIAVDGAAFGMPETRLGLHPGLGGTFRLTGLIDQVEAMQLMLTGKKAHTKKAKALGIADVVTQERHVAAAVRACADGEVEPRRKGGLAGGLKSGALKFGRTRSLAARQMRARTQEKAPQEHYPAPSALIDLWETHGDDPAAMQDAEIRSFASLLATDAAKNLVRVFFLRQALKQRARGDDEIAHVHVVGAGEMGAEIAAWAAISGKTVSLSDVKLDVLGEAVKTAAGVCEGAHLSPAETRDALDRMMPDPNGYGAKRADLVIEAVPEKPELKAKIYESVGAEMKPDAILATNTSSLRLEALSRSVKNPERFAGLHFFNPVSKMQLVEVVRTRATDARTSRRLAAYCGAIDRLPAPVRDHPGFLVNRALTPYLMEAVVLLDEGVPKEVIDRAALRFGMPMGPIALADQVGLDICLDVADSLRADLEKPIPDVPDWMRRMVEDGRQGKKTGQGFYDWSGGRPDPGEGETGPEDLTDRLILPMLDACVECLRRDVAEDEDEVDGAMVFATGFAPFRGGPMKYARDRGHATVRERLAALAERHGPRFAPDEGWSRYG; from the coding sequence ATGACGGGACCCGTGCTTCGACACCTGGGCGAGACGCGGCTCGAGCTCGGTCCGGCGCGCGACGCCGCGCGCGAGGGCCATTGGCGTCACGCCAAGGGGCCGGACGGCATCGTCTGGATGATCCTCGACGCGCCCGGCGACGGCCCCAACACGATCTCGAGGGCGGTCATGGCCGAGCTGGGCGCGCGGCTGGAGCGCCTCGAGGAGACCCCGCCCAAGGCGCTCGTCCTGCGCTCGGGCAAGCCGGCGGGCTTCGCCGCAGGCGGCGACATCGCGGAATTCTCCGCGATGGACCCGAAGGACGTCGAGGTCATGCTGCGCGACGGCCATCGCATCGTCGACCGCCTGGCCGATCTCCCCTGCCCGACGATCGCCGTCGTCCACGGCGAGGCGCTCGGCGGCGGGTTCGAGCTGGCGCTCGCCTGCGACTGGCGCATCGCGGTCGACGGGGCCGCCTTCGGCATGCCGGAGACGCGGCTCGGCCTCCATCCCGGGCTCGGGGGCACGTTCCGGCTGACGGGGCTCATCGATCAGGTCGAGGCCATGCAGCTGATGCTGACCGGCAAGAAGGCCCATACGAAGAAGGCGAAGGCGCTGGGCATCGCCGACGTGGTCACGCAGGAGCGCCACGTGGCGGCCGCCGTGCGCGCCTGCGCCGACGGCGAGGTCGAGCCCCGCAGGAAAGGCGGCCTCGCCGGCGGGCTGAAATCGGGCGCGCTCAAGTTCGGCCGCACGCGCAGCCTCGCCGCGCGGCAGATGCGCGCGAGGACGCAGGAGAAGGCGCCGCAGGAGCATTATCCCGCGCCCTCAGCGCTCATCGACCTGTGGGAGACGCACGGCGACGATCCCGCGGCGATGCAGGACGCGGAGATCCGCTCCTTCGCGAGCCTCCTCGCGACGGACGCAGCGAAGAACCTGGTGCGGGTCTTCTTCCTGCGGCAGGCCCTGAAGCAGCGCGCGCGGGGCGACGACGAGATCGCGCACGTCCACGTCGTCGGCGCCGGCGAGATGGGGGCCGAGATCGCGGCCTGGGCGGCGATCAGCGGCAAGACCGTCAGCTTGTCGGACGTGAAGCTCGACGTGCTCGGCGAGGCCGTGAAGACGGCCGCCGGCGTTTGCGAGGGCGCGCATCTGAGCCCGGCCGAGACCCGCGACGCGCTCGACCGTATGATGCCCGATCCCAACGGCTACGGCGCGAAGCGCGCCGATCTCGTGATCGAGGCGGTGCCCGAGAAGCCCGAGCTGAAGGCGAAGATCTACGAGAGCGTCGGCGCCGAGATGAAGCCGGACGCGATCCTCGCCACCAACACCTCGAGCCTGCGGCTGGAGGCGCTGTCGCGGTCGGTGAAGAACCCCGAGCGCTTCGCGGGGCTGCACTTCTTCAACCCGGTCTCGAAGATGCAGCTCGTCGAGGTGGTGCGCACGCGGGCCACCGACGCGCGCACGAGCCGACGCCTCGCCGCCTATTGCGGCGCCATCGACCGGCTGCCGGCGCCGGTGCGCGACCATCCCGGCTTTCTCGTCAACCGGGCGCTGACGCCGTACCTGATGGAGGCCGTCGTGCTGCTCGACGAGGGCGTCCCCAAGGAGGTGATCGATCGCGCGGCCTTGCGCTTCGGCATGCCGATGGGACCGATCGCGCTCGCCGACCAGGTCGGGCTCGACATCTGCCTCGACGTCGCCGACAGCCTGAGGGCGGATCTGGAGAAGCCCATCCCGGACGTGCCTGACTGGATGCGCCGGATGGTCGAGGACGGGCGACAAGGCAAGAAGACGGGGCAGGGCTTCTACGACTGGTCCGGCGGTCGGCCCGACCCGGGCGAGGGCGAAACGGGTCCGGAGGACCTCACCGACCGCCTGATCCTGCCGATGCTCGACGCCTGCGTCGAATGCCTGCGCCGCGACGTCGCCGAGGACGAGGACGAGGTCGACGGCGCGATGGTCTTCGCCACCGGCTTCGCCCCCTTCCGCGGCGGCCCGATGAAGTACGCCCGCGACCGTGGGCATGCGACGGTGCGCGAGCGCCTCGCCGCGCTCGCCGAGCGCCATGGGCCGCGCTTCGCCCCCGACGAGGGGTGGTCGCGCTATGGATGA
- a CDS encoding AAA family ATPase → MARVWVAGDAATDLCLLKLPPRGGEAGADPTFTIWIEDGGVRLSARTLVGLGFETELLAVEGVDGESLHSLVSLGCLTPPGKAPEAFDPAPDRSKKPVHARVQSFDGYFEGAPLRSHSGALAETGAADAVTARLEAAEAIFLNDAGRSTRHDAAAARRLATLGPTAKIVLHKRHPPLLPKADGPEPLLEALDAIDGPEKLLIVSANDLRTSGQRLRGHLSWDAALEDLAKALHDRNGVLSRLREHYTRVLVQFDVEALALISEAGAHIDFVFHPSSAEGDQAHERPGFLYGQMNALSCALLTALRDSDWRIDRDVLEQALTAVRRYARGHITIHDLKDASRRLEWPDIEKTAAASAGGAGELRHVALALADIQPGFRLIRELERDTDQLALDIVTHGEPRLRSLPAAIIGKFATVDRAEIESYRTIQRLIDRYLADGSATKPLSIGVFGPPGSGKSFGIKQIAQQRGIPMLEFNLSEAEPAALPGYFHVLRDMRLRGKTPLCFFDEFDSNGRQLVARFLAPMQDGEFRDGDRVHPVGRAILVFAGGTARTADDFVGSELEAGDAKLEEGRTLKVPDFASRLSATLDIRGPNPLSDEEDAGAHLLRRAVLLRSLLEKTFPQVVTDGRARAAVAADVVQRFLDVEHFTYGARSIEQVLKMCAVPAGQARLEVSDLPDAERIRLHVDDADGFFGP, encoded by the coding sequence ATGGCGAGGGTTTGGGTCGCGGGGGACGCGGCGACGGATCTGTGCCTTTTGAAGCTGCCGCCGCGCGGCGGCGAGGCGGGAGCCGATCCCACCTTCACGATCTGGATCGAGGACGGCGGCGTGAGGCTGTCCGCCCGGACGCTCGTCGGGCTCGGGTTCGAGACCGAGCTTCTGGCCGTGGAGGGCGTCGACGGCGAGAGCCTGCACTCCCTGGTCAGCCTGGGTTGCCTGACGCCGCCGGGCAAGGCGCCCGAGGCTTTCGATCCCGCGCCGGACCGGTCGAAGAAACCGGTCCATGCCCGCGTGCAGAGCTTCGACGGCTATTTCGAGGGCGCACCCCTCCGGAGCCACAGCGGCGCCCTCGCCGAGACCGGCGCAGCGGATGCGGTCACCGCCAGGCTGGAGGCCGCCGAGGCGATCTTCCTCAACGACGCGGGCCGCTCGACACGGCACGACGCCGCGGCGGCCCGGAGGCTCGCGACGCTCGGGCCGACGGCGAAGATCGTCCTGCACAAGCGGCATCCCCCCTTGCTGCCGAAGGCGGACGGCCCGGAGCCCCTCCTCGAGGCGCTCGACGCCATCGACGGTCCGGAGAAGCTGCTCATCGTCTCCGCCAACGACCTGCGCACGTCCGGCCAACGTCTGCGCGGCCATCTGTCCTGGGACGCGGCCCTGGAGGATCTCGCCAAGGCGCTGCACGACCGGAACGGCGTTCTGAGCCGGCTCCGCGAGCATTACACGCGGGTCCTGGTGCAGTTCGACGTCGAGGCGCTCGCGCTGATCTCCGAAGCGGGCGCGCACATCGACTTCGTCTTCCATCCCTCCAGCGCGGAAGGAGACCAGGCTCACGAGCGGCCGGGCTTCCTCTACGGGCAGATGAACGCGCTGAGCTGCGCCCTCTTGACGGCGCTGCGCGACAGCGACTGGCGGATCGACCGAGACGTGCTCGAGCAGGCGCTGACCGCAGTGCGGCGCTATGCGCGGGGGCACATCACGATCCACGACCTGAAGGATGCTTCCCGACGCCTCGAGTGGCCCGACATCGAGAAGACGGCCGCCGCCTCGGCAGGGGGGGCGGGGGAACTGCGCCACGTCGCGCTCGCTCTCGCCGACATCCAGCCGGGCTTCCGCCTGATCCGCGAGCTCGAGCGCGATACGGACCAGCTCGCGCTCGACATCGTCACGCACGGGGAGCCGCGGCTGCGCAGCCTGCCCGCGGCGATCATCGGCAAGTTCGCCACGGTGGATCGCGCCGAGATCGAGAGCTATCGCACGATCCAGCGGCTGATCGACCGCTACCTCGCCGACGGCTCCGCGACGAAGCCGCTGTCGATCGGGGTGTTCGGCCCGCCGGGATCGGGCAAATCCTTCGGCATCAAGCAGATCGCGCAACAGCGCGGCATCCCGATGCTCGAGTTCAACCTCTCGGAAGCCGAGCCGGCGGCGCTGCCCGGCTATTTCCATGTGCTGCGCGACATGCGCCTGCGCGGCAAGACGCCCTTGTGCTTCTTCGACGAGTTCGACAGCAACGGCCGACAGCTGGTCGCCCGCTTCCTGGCGCCCATGCAGGACGGGGAATTCCGTGACGGAGACCGCGTGCATCCGGTGGGGCGCGCCATCCTGGTCTTCGCCGGCGGAACGGCGAGGACGGCAGACGACTTCGTCGGCAGCGAGCTCGAAGCCGGAGACGCGAAGCTCGAGGAAGGCAGGACGCTCAAGGTCCCGGACTTCGCTTCCCGGCTCTCCGCAACGCTCGACATTCGCGGGCCGAATCCGCTTAGCGACGAAGAGGACGCCGGGGCGCATCTGCTGCGCCGCGCCGTCCTGCTGCGCAGCCTGCTGGAGAAGACGTTCCCGCAGGTGGTCACGGACGGGCGGGCCAGGGCGGCGGTCGCCGCAGACGTGGTGCAGCGCTTCCTCGACGTGGAGCACTTCACCTACGGGGCGCGCTCCATCGAGCAGGTGCTGAAGATGTGCGCCGTACCCGCGGGACAGGCCCGGCTGGAGGTCTCCGACCTGCCGGACGCCGAGCGCATCAGGCTGCATGTCGACGATGCGGACGGCTTTTTCGGGCCGTAG
- a CDS encoding dihydrolipoyl dehydrogenase, with amino-acid sequence MKEVDTIIVGAGTAGLSALREVRRATDDVLLVNDGHWGTTCAMAGCMPSKALIEAANAFHRRHALAAFGITGAEALGADVPAVLARVRALRDGFVEGPASTPRQLGERALSGRARLSGPGRIAVNGEEIAARAIILAPGSRPIVPGPWRGFGARILTTDSLFDQADLPRRIAVIGMGAIGIELAQALARLGIAVAGFDAIDGLAGIDDPRVLAAFRPLIEAEIALHLGAAAELEEAGDAIRVSGATGAFEADAVLAAMGRRPNVDDLGLETLGVPLDDDGLPEVDPATLRIGDLPVFLAGDANGYRPLLHEAADEGFIAGRMAAPQAGGDSLCRRTPLAIVFSSPQVARVGPPLSELDGEAIASASADFSSQARARMAQRAGGMLRIHAERASGRIVAAEMCVPAAEHLAHLLALAVERGMTVADVLATPFYHPVLEEGLRSALRRLSREVSGEGGSDLSSCAEIGHDALD; translated from the coding sequence GTGAAAGAGGTCGATACGATCATCGTCGGGGCGGGCACCGCGGGCCTGTCCGCGCTGCGCGAGGTGCGCCGGGCCACGGACGATGTCCTCCTGGTGAACGACGGGCACTGGGGCACGACCTGCGCCATGGCGGGCTGCATGCCCTCCAAGGCGCTGATCGAGGCGGCGAACGCCTTCCATCGACGCCATGCCCTCGCCGCGTTCGGGATCACGGGCGCGGAGGCGCTCGGCGCCGACGTCCCGGCGGTCCTGGCGCGCGTGCGCGCGCTTCGTGACGGCTTCGTCGAGGGCCCCGCGTCGACGCCGCGGCAGCTCGGCGAGCGGGCGCTGTCCGGGCGCGCCCGGCTGTCGGGGCCGGGACGGATCGCGGTGAACGGGGAGGAGATCGCGGCGCGCGCGATCATCCTCGCACCCGGCAGCAGGCCGATCGTGCCGGGCCCGTGGCGGGGCTTCGGCGCGCGCATCCTGACGACCGACAGCCTGTTCGACCAGGCCGACCTGCCGCGCCGCATCGCCGTGATCGGGATGGGCGCGATCGGCATCGAGCTCGCGCAGGCGCTGGCGCGGCTGGGAATCGCGGTCGCGGGCTTCGATGCGATCGACGGGCTCGCGGGCATCGACGATCCGCGGGTTCTGGCCGCCTTCCGTCCGCTGATCGAGGCGGAGATCGCGCTGCATCTCGGCGCCGCCGCCGAGCTGGAAGAGGCCGGCGACGCCATTCGCGTCAGCGGCGCGACGGGGGCTTTCGAGGCAGACGCCGTCCTGGCGGCGATGGGGCGGCGCCCGAACGTCGACGATCTGGGGCTCGAGACGCTCGGCGTGCCGCTCGACGACGACGGCCTGCCGGAGGTCGACCCCGCGACGCTGCGCATCGGCGATCTCCCGGTGTTCCTCGCAGGCGACGCCAACGGCTACCGTCCGCTCCTCCACGAGGCGGCCGACGAAGGCTTCATCGCCGGGCGCATGGCCGCGCCCCAGGCCGGCGGCGACAGCCTGTGCCGCCGCACGCCGCTCGCGATCGTATTCTCCTCGCCGCAGGTGGCGCGCGTCGGACCGCCGCTGTCGGAGCTCGACGGAGAGGCCATCGCCTCGGCGAGCGCCGACTTCTCGAGCCAGGCCCGCGCCCGGATGGCGCAGCGAGCCGGCGGCATGCTGCGGATTCATGCGGAGCGAGCGAGCGGACGGATCGTGGCGGCGGAGATGTGCGTGCCCGCGGCCGAGCACCTCGCGCACCTGCTGGCGCTCGCCGTCGAGCGCGGCATGACGGTCGCGGACGTGCTCGCGACGCCCTTCTACCACCCGGTGCTCGAGGAAGGCCTGCGCAGCGCCCTGCGCAGGCTTTCGAGGGAGGTCTCCGGCGAGGGCGGGTCCGATCTGTCGAGCTGCGCGGAAATCGGGCACGACGCGCTGGATTGA
- a CDS encoding acetyl-CoA C-acetyltransferase — protein sequence MSDRDVFLVDGARTPFLKARGKPGPFTPVDLAVQCGRPLLARLPLSPDAIDLVILGCVNVIADEMNPARVAALRLGLGADQVAFTMQINCGSGMQSIDTACRYIREGSHELILAGGTEALSHAPLVMREEAVEWFADVAQAKSQVERARRMADLRPNFFQPVIGLERGLTDPITELNMGQTAEVLAHRFDIDRATADAYAMTSHHRLAKAQEEGWLAGEVEPAFTREGRAYDSDDGVRPDSDMDALAKLKPAFEKPYGKVTPGNSSQVTDGASWVVVASGEAVETQGLTPIARIVDSEWAALDPSVMGLAPVLAATPIATRQGLGLDDIDLWEINEAFAAQVLACRAAWRDADFCRAVLGLGDAFGEIDTDRLNVDGGAIALGHPVGTSGNRIVLHLVNALRRLGKRRGIATECIGGGQGGAMLLEVV from the coding sequence ATGAGCGATCGTGACGTCTTTCTGGTGGACGGCGCGCGCACGCCGTTCCTGAAGGCCCGCGGCAAGCCCGGGCCGTTCACGCCGGTGGACCTCGCCGTGCAATGCGGGCGCCCGCTGCTGGCGCGGCTGCCGCTGTCGCCGGACGCGATCGACCTCGTCATCCTCGGCTGCGTCAACGTCATCGCCGACGAGATGAACCCCGCCCGCGTCGCCGCGCTGCGGCTGGGGCTCGGCGCGGACCAGGTGGCGTTCACGATGCAGATCAATTGCGGCTCGGGGATGCAGTCCATCGACACGGCCTGCCGCTACATTCGCGAGGGATCGCACGAGCTGATCCTCGCCGGCGGCACGGAGGCGCTGAGCCACGCGCCGCTCGTGATGCGCGAGGAGGCGGTCGAATGGTTCGCCGACGTCGCGCAGGCCAAGAGCCAGGTCGAGCGCGCAAGGCGGATGGCGGACCTGCGCCCGAACTTCTTCCAGCCCGTGATCGGCCTCGAGCGGGGCCTCACCGACCCGATCACCGAGCTCAACATGGGCCAGACCGCGGAGGTGCTGGCGCACCGCTTCGACATCGACCGCGCCACGGCGGACGCCTACGCGATGACGAGCCATCACCGGCTGGCGAAGGCGCAGGAGGAGGGCTGGCTCGCGGGCGAGGTCGAGCCCGCCTTCACCCGCGAGGGCCGCGCCTACGATTCCGACGACGGCGTGCGCCCCGACAGCGACATGGACGCCCTCGCCAAGCTCAAGCCCGCCTTCGAGAAGCCCTACGGCAAGGTCACGCCCGGCAATTCCTCGCAGGTCACCGACGGCGCCTCCTGGGTCGTCGTCGCCTCGGGCGAGGCGGTCGAGACGCAGGGGCTCACGCCCATCGCGCGCATCGTCGACAGCGAATGGGCCGCCCTCGATCCGTCCGTGATGGGCCTCGCGCCGGTGCTCGCCGCGACGCCGATCGCGACCCGCCAGGGGCTCGGCCTCGACGACATCGACCTGTGGGAGATCAACGAGGCCTTCGCCGCGCAGGTGCTCGCCTGCCGCGCGGCATGGCGCGACGCGGATTTCTGCCGCGCCGTGCTCGGCCTCGGCGACGCCTTCGGCGAGATCGACACGGACCGGCTCAACGTCGACGGCGGCGCGATCGCGCTCGGCCACCCGGTCGGCACGAGCGGCAACCGCATCGTCCTGCATCTCGTCAACGCCCTGCGCCGCCTCGGCAAGCGGCGCGGCATCGCCACCGAGTGCATCGGCGGCGGCCAGGGCGGGGCCATGCTTCTGGAGGTCGTGTGA
- a CDS encoding PRC-barrel domain-containing protein, with the protein MTTPKFLAILATSLAATTLAGVQTLQAQQPAAQTRIDSPISDADVVPLREWQVRDVYEQGWSARALRDADVIDATGEDVGDVETIVVDADGRIVSLLMEVGGVLGMGQTMINVPWEEVEVGPGLESVRIPVTEEAMERYEDFTREMLTARVAGEEITPVEDEGWFADDVATGPRAWRVEELIGDYAYLTEGAPYGYVRDIVFDENAEIAAVVITAGAGWGYGTYAYPYAGWGYRGWTPYGARYPVPYTEEEVRGAEPFETRELRGGG; encoded by the coding sequence ATGACCACGCCGAAATTCCTCGCCATTCTCGCGACGTCCCTCGCGGCGACCACGTTGGCCGGCGTACAGACGCTCCAGGCGCAGCAGCCGGCCGCGCAGACCCGGATCGACTCGCCCATCTCGGACGCCGACGTCGTCCCGCTGCGCGAGTGGCAGGTGCGGGACGTCTACGAGCAGGGCTGGAGCGCTCGCGCCCTGCGCGACGCCGACGTGATCGACGCGACCGGCGAGGACGTCGGCGACGTCGAGACGATCGTCGTCGACGCCGACGGGAGGATCGTCTCACTGCTGATGGAGGTCGGCGGCGTGCTCGGCATGGGCCAGACCATGATCAACGTGCCGTGGGAAGAGGTCGAGGTCGGCCCCGGCCTCGAGAGCGTGCGCATCCCGGTCACCGAGGAGGCGATGGAGCGCTACGAGGACTTCACCCGCGAGATGCTCACCGCCCGGGTCGCCGGGGAGGAGATCACGCCGGTGGAGGACGAGGGCTGGTTCGCCGACGACGTTGCGACCGGTCCCCGCGCCTGGCGCGTCGAGGAGCTGATCGGCGACTACGCCTACCTCACCGAGGGCGCGCCCTACGGCTACGTGCGCGACATCGTCTTCGACGAGAACGCCGAGATCGCCGCCGTGGTGATCACGGCCGGGGCCGGCTGGGGCTACGGCACCTACGCCTATCCCTATGCCGGCTGGGGCTATCGCGGCTGGACGCCCTACGGCGCCCGCTACCCGGTCCCGTACACCGAGGAGGAGGTCCGCGGCGCCGAGCCGTTCGAGACCCGCGAGCTGCGCGGGGGCGGCTGA
- a CDS encoding acetyl-CoA hydrolase/transferase C-terminal domain-containing protein, producing MDEARIRDDAKAIAREIVERTGGDVRVATPLGLGKPVRLLNALTELAVADTSIRLAIFTALTLERPEASSDMERRFLEPARDRLFGVYPDILYAKRLRGGTLPENIRVTEFFFMAGEWKGVAQAQQDHVCVNFSDALGVLVSREPNVVLQLVTREGDALSLSCNADVSLDLLRLRREGRLPFVLAAETHPQLPFMGGEASVPVEEADLLLDVPEAAYELFSVVKRPVKNADHAIGLHASRLIADGGTLQIGIGSIGDAVAHALILRHEGRAAEIWERCPLPHGDFREAGPFEEGLYAVTEMLVDAMLPLFQRGVIKREVDGRAIHAAFFVGCRDFYTQLREMEPERRAKIAMVPVSFTNTLFGEEAGKRAARRNARFVNAALMATLLGSVISDGTGDGQVISGVGGQADFVAQALALEGARSVIAVPATRTRNGETVSNIVFSYPHETVPRQMRDIVVTEYGIADLRGRSDAQVIAAMLAVADSRFQDGLTAEAKAAGKLPADYELPQAHRSNLPETLDAWLGPLDLPTFPLGTDFDGVERRLLPALAKLKAAQASKTELARLALAGRGEPTSHAEVEAACMARMGFSDPSGVAEHASAAALRGALRETL from the coding sequence ATGGATGAGGCGCGGATCCGGGACGACGCGAAGGCGATCGCGCGCGAGATCGTGGAGCGCACCGGGGGCGACGTGCGCGTGGCGACGCCGCTGGGGCTCGGCAAGCCGGTGCGGCTCCTCAACGCCCTCACCGAGCTCGCCGTCGCCGACACGTCGATCCGGCTTGCGATCTTCACGGCGCTGACGCTCGAGCGGCCGGAGGCGTCGAGCGACATGGAGCGGCGCTTCCTCGAGCCCGCCCGCGACCGGCTCTTCGGCGTCTATCCCGACATCCTCTACGCCAAGCGCCTGCGGGGCGGCACGCTGCCCGAAAACATCCGGGTCACCGAGTTCTTCTTCATGGCCGGGGAGTGGAAGGGCGTGGCGCAGGCCCAGCAGGACCACGTCTGCGTCAACTTCTCGGACGCGCTCGGCGTGCTCGTCTCGCGCGAGCCGAACGTCGTGCTCCAGCTCGTGACGCGTGAGGGCGACGCGCTCAGCCTCTCGTGCAACGCCGACGTCTCCCTCGACCTGCTGCGCCTGCGCCGCGAGGGCCGGCTCCCCTTCGTCCTCGCGGCGGAGACGCATCCGCAACTCCCCTTCATGGGCGGCGAGGCCAGCGTGCCGGTGGAGGAGGCGGACCTGCTGCTGGACGTTCCCGAGGCCGCGTACGAGCTGTTCTCGGTCGTGAAGCGTCCGGTGAAGAACGCCGATCACGCGATCGGGCTGCACGCGTCGCGGCTGATCGCGGACGGCGGCACGCTGCAGATCGGCATCGGCTCGATCGGCGACGCCGTGGCGCACGCGCTCATCCTGCGACACGAGGGTCGGGCCGCCGAGATCTGGGAGCGCTGTCCGCTCCCGCACGGCGATTTCCGCGAGGCGGGTCCCTTCGAGGAGGGGCTCTACGCCGTGACCGAGATGCTGGTCGACGCGATGCTGCCGCTGTTCCAGCGCGGCGTGATCAAGCGCGAGGTCGACGGTCGGGCGATCCACGCGGCCTTCTTCGTCGGCTGCCGCGACTTCTACACGCAGCTGCGGGAGATGGAGCCGGAGCGCCGGGCGAAGATCGCGATGGTGCCGGTCTCCTTCACGAACACGCTCTTCGGCGAGGAGGCGGGCAAGCGCGCCGCGCGACGGAACGCGCGCTTCGTCAACGCGGCGCTGATGGCGACGCTGCTCGGATCGGTGATCTCCGACGGCACCGGCGACGGGCAGGTGATCAGCGGCGTCGGCGGCCAGGCCGATTTCGTCGCTCAGGCGCTCGCGCTGGAAGGCGCGCGATCCGTCATCGCCGTGCCCGCGACCCGCACGCGCAACGGCGAGACGGTGTCGAACATCGTCTTCTCCTACCCCCACGAGACCGTGCCGCGGCAGATGCGCGACATCGTCGTGACCGAATACGGCATCGCCGACCTGCGCGGGCGCAGCGACGCGCAGGTGATCGCGGCGATGCTCGCCGTCGCCGACAGCCGCTTCCAGGACGGGCTTACGGCGGAGGCGAAGGCGGCCGGCAAGCTGCCGGCGGACTACGAGCTCCCGCAGGCGCACCGCAGCAACCTGCCCGAGACGCTCGACGCCTGGCTCGGTCCCCTGGACCTGCCGACCTTTCCGCTGGGAACCGATTTCGACGGTGTCGAGCGGCGGCTTCTGCCGGCTCTCGCCAAGCTGAAGGCGGCGCAGGCGTCCAAGACCGAGCTGGCGCGCCTCGCGCTCGCGGGACGGGGCGAGCCGACGTCTCACGCCGAGGTCGAGGCCGCCTGCATGGCGCGGATGGGATTCTCGGACCCGAGCGGCGTCGCCGAGCACGCGAGCGCCGCGGCGCTGCGCGGCGCGCTGCGCGAGACGCTCTGA
- a CDS encoding PRC-barrel domain-containing protein — translation MTAGRPMAARLPAAASIAAAVLAQLAAPAASQEAVRSTPLEVGSVDPDRLAAAWRARDAIGEPMLGADGARIGRVDDLVFTADGAVNAVLVERDEGLGRDYAAVPWGEIDGPDGATGRLVAPTTSDAVVFEGRPLEAAPAAHGPNAFLASELLDDVVSAADGVDFGTVVDLALSRDGRLEAALVQRSAALGGGLYAFRFAGVEQGLHPGVERHEIPIASAEAGEAAQQVGP, via the coding sequence ATGACAGCTGGAAGACCGATGGCGGCGAGATTGCCCGCCGCCGCCTCGATCGCCGCGGCCGTACTCGCGCAGCTCGCCGCTCCGGCGGCGTCGCAGGAGGCGGTCCGCAGCACGCCACTGGAGGTCGGGTCGGTCGATCCCGATCGCCTCGCCGCCGCGTGGCGGGCGCGCGACGCCATCGGCGAGCCGATGCTCGGCGCCGACGGCGCCCGCATCGGGCGCGTCGACGATCTCGTCTTCACGGCCGACGGCGCGGTCAATGCCGTCCTCGTGGAGCGCGACGAGGGGCTCGGCCGCGACTACGCCGCGGTGCCCTGGGGCGAGATCGACGGCCCGGACGGCGCGACCGGCCGCCTCGTCGCCCCGACGACGTCGGACGCGGTCGTGTTCGAGGGACGTCCCCTGGAGGCGGCGCCGGCCGCGCACGGGCCGAACGCGTTCCTCGCGAGCGAGCTTCTCGACGACGTCGTCAGCGCCGCCGACGGGGTCGATTTCGGGACGGTCGTCGACCTCGCGCTGTCGCGGGACGGGCGCCTCGAGGCCGCGCTCGTGCAGCGCAGCGCGGCCCTCGGCGGCGGCCTCTACGCGTTCCGCTTCGCGGGCGTCGAGCAGGGCCTGCACCCCGGCGTGGAACGTCACGAGATCCCGATCGCCAGCGCGGAAGCGGGCGAGGCGGCGCAGCAGGTCGGGCCGTAG